Within Rhodospirillales bacterium, the genomic segment AAGCGGCGCTCGCCAAGAAACTCAAGATCGGCCGCACCCCGATCCGCGAGGCGCTGCAACGGCTCGCGCGCGAGGGCCTGGTGCTGATTCTCCCCCGGCGCGGCGTGCTGGTATCCGAAATCAACGTCAAGACGCAGCTTCGCTTGATCGAGGTGCGCCGCGAAATCGAGCGCCTGATGGCGCGCGCCGCCGCCGGCCGGTCGACGACCGAGGAACGGGACGAATTCCGCGCCATCGCCGAAGGCATGGACAAGGCGGCGGACGCCAACGACGATCTCGAATTCATGCGTCTCGACCGGCGCTTTAATCTGCTGATGGCGCACGCCGCGCGCAACGAATTCGCGAGCAAGTCGATGGGCCTGATGCACGGGCTCTCGCGCCGCTTCTGGTATCTGCACTACAAGGAATTCGCCGACTTACCGCTGGCGGCCAAGCTGCACGCCGAGGTTGCGCGGGCGGTCGCCTCCGGCGACGCGGAGGAATCGGCGCGGGCTTCCGACCGGCTGCTCGATTACATCGAGGACAGCACTCGCGGCACGCTGGATGCGCGAGCGCGAAGCGAAAGATAAGGCCATTCAGACCGGCGCCGATCAAATGGAAGGGCGTCCGTCCTTCATGCCATAATCGCGAAACACCTCGGCGACCCGGATGCGGTAGTCGCGGAACACGCCTTTGCGGCCGGCGGCTTGCGCCTCGCCGTGCTTGGCGTGGCGGTACCACTTCTCGACCGCGGCGCGGTCGCGCCAGATGGACAGCGACAAATACTTGCCCTTATCGGTCAGGCTTTCGAAGCGCTCGACGGAAACGAATCCGTCGGCCTGTTCCACATCCTTGCGGAGCGCGGCGGCAAGGTCGAAATATTTCCGGCCCTTTTTCGGATCGGGCCAGACTTCAAAGATGACGGCGATCATGGCGGGTTCCCCTCCGGGCATGGCGCGTGGCGCGGAATTCCGGGCGTCAAAACACTTCACAACCCCGGAACCCGTGGTAGTATACACAAAATATATCAGGGACAACCGCGCGGCGTCGGTTCGAAAACCGGCCGCAAGCTCGGGACAGGCGTGGGAGGAAACCAGACCGTATGAAGCGCTATACCGGCGACCGGACGATCGACGGGCTCCAGGTCCTGGTCGACGGCCGCCCGCTCGATCCGGCTTACGGCGTTCGCCGCATTTCGGACAAGGGTTTCGAATGGAGCTACGAAGGTGCCGCACCTGCCCAACTCGCCCTCGCCATTCTCGCCGATCATTACGGCGATCCGGCCAAGGCGCTGGCGAGCTACGAGAAATTCATGACCCGCGTGGTCGCCAACTTCGACAATGAATGGGAAATGACCAGTGCCGACGTGGATGCCGCGCTGCGGGCGCTGGAAGCCGATCAGCGGTAACGACGTGACACGACGACTCAACCGATAACCACCGAAAGGGAGGACGACATGAGCCTAATTCGAAATGGTTTGATCGCGATGGCCGCGGCGGCGGCGCTGCTCGCGGGGGCCGATCCGGCCTCGGCCCAGCAGCACAAGTGGAAAATGGCGACATCCTGGGACGGCGGCCCGCTGATGGATATCGGCGCCAAGGCCTACGCCGAGCGGATCAAGTTCCTGAGCGACGGGCGCATCGATATCCAGGT encodes:
- a CDS encoding GntR family transcriptional regulator → MGAKESPVRLADAIESTKPTSLSDKAYRQLEELIVTLRLAPGEVLSEAALAKKLKIGRTPIREALQRLAREGLVLILPRRGVLVSEINVKTQLRLIEVRREIERLMARAAAGRSTTEERDEFRAIAEGMDKAADANDDLEFMRLDRRFNLLMAHAARNEFASKSMGLMHGLSRRFWYLHYKEFADLPLAAKLHAEVARAVASGDAEESARASDRLLDYIEDSTRGTLDARARSER
- a CDS encoding antibiotic biosynthesis monooxygenase translates to MIAVIFEVWPDPKKGRKYFDLAAALRKDVEQADGFVSVERFESLTDKGKYLSLSIWRDRAAVEKWYRHAKHGEAQAAGRKGVFRDYRIRVAEVFRDYGMKDGRPSI